In Picosynechococcus sp. PCC 7002, the following are encoded in one genomic region:
- the lpxA gene encoding acyl-ACP--UDP-N-acetylglucosamine O-acyltransferase, whose protein sequence is MLLSTLIHPTAVVHPNAQIHPTVQVGPYAVIGEYVTVGEGTVIGAHAILDGYTRIGQGNRIYPGAAIGLEPQDLKYQGAASLVEIGDRNTIREYVTVNRATAAGEKTIIGNDNLLMAYVHVAHNCILENNIIIANNVAIAGHVEIESRAVIGGMLGIHQFVHIGKMAMLGGMSRIDRDVPPFMLVEGNPSKVRSLNLVGLKRSGLTPAEMGLLKQAFRLLYRSDLKTSEAIAQLATIGDHEHLQHLQQFLEKALDPSRRGLIPGKRS, encoded by the coding sequence ATTCTTTTGAGTACTCTGATTCATCCGACGGCGGTGGTTCACCCCAACGCTCAAATTCATCCAACGGTTCAGGTTGGCCCCTATGCAGTGATTGGTGAATATGTCACGGTTGGGGAAGGTACGGTTATTGGTGCCCATGCAATTTTGGATGGTTATACGCGCATTGGTCAGGGGAATCGGATTTACCCAGGGGCGGCCATTGGCTTAGAACCACAGGATCTCAAGTATCAGGGGGCAGCCAGTTTAGTTGAAATTGGCGATCGCAATACGATTCGCGAATATGTGACGGTGAATCGGGCGACGGCGGCGGGAGAAAAAACGATCATTGGGAATGACAATCTCCTGATGGCCTATGTCCATGTGGCCCACAATTGCATTCTGGAAAACAACATCATCATTGCGAACAATGTGGCGATCGCCGGCCATGTGGAAATCGAATCGCGAGCGGTGATTGGTGGGATGTTGGGCATTCACCAGTTTGTACATATCGGCAAGATGGCGATGTTGGGCGGCATGAGTCGCATTGATCGGGATGTGCCACCTTTTATGCTGGTCGAAGGCAACCCGTCGAAGGTGCGTTCTTTGAATTTGGTGGGCCTCAAGCGCAGTGGTTTAACCCCGGCGGAAATGGGTCTGCTCAAACAAGCATTTCGTTTACTGTACCGCTCGGATCTCAAAACCTCCGAGGCGATCGCCCAACTTGCGACTATCGGCGACCATGAACATCTCCAACATCTCCAACAGTTTCTCGAAAAAGCCCTTGACCCCAGCCGTCGGGGTTTAATTCCGGGGAAACGGAGCTAG
- the fabZ gene encoding 3-hydroxyacyl-ACP dehydratase FabZ, which yields MTTEHPGTLAQPIPVEEIQKLLPHRYPFSLVDRILEYIPGEKAVGLKNITFNEPHFQGHIPNHPIMPGVLMVEAMAQVGGFILTQMPGMEDSFFAFAGIDKVRFRRPVVPGDQLIMTVEVITVKAKRIAKMKGCGTVDGQVAVEGEMLFSRLNFE from the coding sequence ATGACCACAGAACATCCCGGAACTTTGGCCCAGCCGATCCCCGTCGAAGAGATTCAAAAATTATTACCCCACCGCTATCCTTTTTCGCTGGTAGACCGCATCCTCGAATATATTCCTGGTGAAAAGGCTGTGGGTCTGAAAAATATCACTTTTAATGAACCCCATTTCCAAGGTCATATCCCAAATCACCCGATCATGCCGGGGGTACTGATGGTGGAAGCGATGGCCCAGGTGGGCGGGTTTATTTTGACCCAAATGCCGGGGATGGAAGATAGCTTTTTTGCGTTTGCTGGGATTGATAAAGTTCGGTTTCGGCGACCGGTAGTCCCTGGTGATCAGCTAATTATGACGGTGGAAGTGATCACGGTAAAGGCCAAGCGCATTGCGAAAATGAAGGGCTGTGGCACCGTGGATGGTCAAGTGGCGGTGGAAGGGGAGATGCTCTTTTCCCGTCTGAATTTTGAATAA
- a CDS encoding TIGR03643 family protein, whose product MNFEALDEATIDRVIEMAWEDRTTFEAIEMQFGLQEKEVIQIMRRYMKRSSFKMWRKRVTGRNTKHLQKRDFIEGRFRSANQTGS is encoded by the coding sequence ATGAATTTTGAGGCGCTAGATGAGGCCACCATTGACCGGGTGATCGAAATGGCCTGGGAAGACCGCACTACCTTTGAGGCCATTGAGATGCAATTTGGGCTTCAGGAAAAGGAAGTGATTCAAATCATGCGGCGCTATATGAAACGCTCTAGTTTTAAGATGTGGCGCAAGCGGGTGACCGGGCGGAACACAAAACATCTCCAAAAGCGAGATTTCATAGAAGGGCGATTTCGTTCCGCAAATCAAACAGGTTCTTAA